The following proteins come from a genomic window of Lolium rigidum isolate FL_2022 chromosome 5, APGP_CSIRO_Lrig_0.1, whole genome shotgun sequence:
- the LOC124655831 gene encoding receptor-like protein kinase 7 translates to MPPPARPFHHLLLILAAVLHAASSTELSAIMAFKASLTIPPTSTAFFSTWDAAAASPCSFTGVTCRGDSVTGLSVPGKNLSATSVPFDTLCSSLTSLTTLSLPVNALGGGIAGVAACAGLEELNLAMNAFSGAVPDLSPLTSLRVLNLTQNAFSGAFPWAALRAMPGLAGLSAGDNPYLTPTDSFPPEITALANLTALYLSAANIGGEIPPAIGRLTKLVDLELADNRLTGEIPTTIVQLVNLQSLELYNNSLTGTLPRGFGKLTSLRFFDASMNALTGDLSELRTLTRLVSLQLFYNNFSGEVPRELGDFRELVNLSLYTNNLTGELPSTLGSWSEFNFIDVSTNALTGAIPPDMCKKGKMLKLLMLENKFSGGIPASYATCTTLLRFRVSKNELSGEVPEGIWALPNAEIIDLEANRFTGGIGDGIGSAASLTSLVVAGNRFSGAIPDSIGDARNLQSVDLSSNELSGDFPASIGKLVHLDSINITANGISGAIPASIGACSALSTAYFAGNRLSGAIPAELGDLSRLNSLDISRNQLSGAVPASLAELKLSYLNLSDNQLEGPLPAALAISAYDESFQGNPGMCATNGAGFLRRCSPGNHSSTRARTLVTCLLAGMAVVLAVLGMTIFIKKRRLHRAQAAEAEAMAAGGKLFAKKGSWNVKSFRMLAFDEREIVGGVRDENLIGSGGSSNVYRVKLGNGAVVAVKHITRTRAAASSTTAAMLRRSASSVRCREFDAEVGTLSSIRHVNVVKLLCSVTSEDGAASLLVYEHLPNGSLYERLHGPAARKLEGGGLGWADRYEVAVGAARGLEYLHHGCGDRPILHRDVKSSNILLDEAFKPRIADFGLAKILDDVAANNDASSGGMVAGTVGYMAPEYAYTRKVTEKSDVYSFGVVLLELVTGRAAIVDGNDIVEWVARRLDGREKAMMVLDGKAIAEEWEKDEAMRVFRVAVLCTSRTPAMRPSMRSVVQMLEDAVVGGRDYASSGKAVEVKIAIP, encoded by the coding sequence ATGCCGCCGCCCGCCCGTCccttccaccacctcctcctcatcctcgccgCCGTCCTCCATGCCGCGTCATCCACGGAGTTATCCGCAATCATGGCGTTCAAGGCCTCCCTCACCATCCCTCCCACATCCACCGCTTTCTTCTCCACCTGGGACGCGGCCGCCGCCTCACCCTGCAGCTTCACCGGCGTCACCTGCCGCGGCGACTCCGTCACCGGCCTCTCCGTCCCGGGAAAGAACTTATCAGCCACCTCCGTCCCGTTCGACACACTATGCAGCTCGCTCACCTCCCTCACGACGCTCTCCCTGCCGGTGAACGCGCTCGGGGGCGGCATCGCGGGCGTCGCGGCGTGCGCCGGGCTCGAGGAGCTCAACCTCGCCATGAACGCCTTCTCCGGCGCCGTCCCCGACCTCTCGCCGCTCACCAGCCTCCGCGTCCTCAACCTCACGCAGAACGCCTTCTCCGGCGCGTTCCCGTGGGCCGCGCTGCGCGCCATGCCGGGCCTCGCCGGGCTCTCCGCGGGCGACAACCCGTACCTCACCCCCACAGACTCCTTCCCGCCCGAGATCACCGCGCTCGCCAACCTCACCGCGCTCTACCTCTCGGCCGCCAACATCGGCGGCGAGATCCCCCCGGCCATCGGCAGGCTCACCAAGCTCGTCGACCTCGAGCTCGCCGACAACCGTCTCACCGGCGAGATCCCCACGACGATCGTCCAGCTTGTCAACCtccagtctctcgagctctacaaCAACTCCCTCACCGGCACACTCCCGCGGGGGTTCGGCAAGCTAACGAGCCTCCGGTTCTTCGACGCGTCCATGAACGCGCTCACCGGCGACCTCTCCGAGCTGCGTACCCTCACGCGGCTCGTGTCCCTGCAGCTCTTCTACAACAacttctccggcgaggtgccccgCGAGCTCGGGGACTTCAGGGAGCTCGTGAACCTCTctctctacaccaacaacctcaCCGGCGAGCTGCCGAGCACTCTGGGCAGCTGGTCGGAGTTCAACTTCATCGACGTGTCCACCAACGCGCTCACGGGCGCCATCCCGCCGGACATGTGCAAGAAAGGCAAGATGCTGAAGCTGCTGATGCTGGAAAACAAGTTCTCCGGGGGAATTCCGGCGAGCTACGCGACCTGCACGACCCTGCTGAGGTTCAGGGTCAGTAAGAACGAGCTGTCCGGCGAGGTGCCCGAGGGAATCTGGGCGCTCCCCAACGCCGAGATCATCGACCTCGAGGCCAACCGCTTCACCGGCGGCATCGGGGACGGTATCGGGAGCGCGGCGTCGCTCACCAGCCTCGTCGTCGCCGGGAACAGGTTCTCCGGCGCGATTCCGGATTCGATTGGCGACGCCAGGAACCTCCAGAGCGTCGACCTGTCGTCGAACGAGCTCTCCGGCGATTTTCCGGCCAGCATCGGGAAGCTGGTCCACCTCGACAGCATCAATATTACAGCGAACGGGATAAGCGGAGCCATCCCGGCGAGCATCGGCGCGTGCTCGGCGCTCAGCACGGCGTACTTCGCTGGCAACAGGCTGTCTGGCGCGATCCCGGCAGAGCTGGGCGACCTGTCGCGGCTGAATTCGCTGGACATTTCCAGGAACCAGCTCTCCGGCGCCGTGCCGGCAAGCCTCGCCGAGCTGAAGCTGAGCTACCTGAACCTGTCGGACAATCAGCTCGAGGGGCCGCTGCCGGCGGCGCTCGCCATCTCGGCATACGACGAGAGCTTCCAAGGCAACCCCGGCATGTGCGCCACCAACGGCGCCGGCTTCCTCCGGCGCTGCTCACCAGGAAACCACTCGAGCACGCGCGCGCGCACGCTCGTCACCTGTCTCCTCGCCGGCATGGCCGTCGTGCTGGCCGTTCTTGGCATGACGATTTTCATCAAGAAGCGGCGCCTCCACCGTGCGCAGGCGGCAGAGGCCGAGGCCATGGCCGCGGGCGGCAAGCTGTTTGCGAAGAAGGGGTCGTGGAATGTGAAGTCGTTCAGGATGCTGGCGTTCGACGAGCGCGAGATCGTCGGCGGCGTCCGAGACGAGAACCTGATCGGCAGCGGCGGGTCCAGCAACGTGTACCGCGTGAAGCTGGGCAACGGCGCCGTCGTGGCAGTGAAGCACATCACCCGCACCCGCGCCGCTGCCTCGAGCACCACCGCTGCCATGCTGCGGCGTTCGGCGTCGTCGGTGCGGTGTCGGGAGTTCGACGCTGAGGTGGGCACGCTGAGCTCCATCCGTCACGTGAACGTGGTGAAGCTGCTCTGCAGCGTGACGAGCGAGGACGGCGCGGCGAGCCTACTGGTGTACGAGCACCTCCCCAACGGCAGCCTCTACGAGCGGCTCCACGGGCCAGCGGCGCGCAAGCTTGAGGGTGGCGGGCTCGGGTGGGCAGATCGGTATGAGGTTGCGGTGGGGGCGGCGAGAGGGTTGGAGTACCTCCATCACGGGTGCGGCGACCGGCCCATCCTCCACCGCGACGTCAAGTCAAGCAACATCCTCCTCGACGAGGCATTCAAGCCCCGCATCGCCGACTTTGGCCTCGCCAAGATCCTCGATGACGTCGCCGCCAACAATGATGCGTCGTCGGGCGGCATGGTAGCGGGGACGGTGGGGTACATGGCCCCGGAGTACGCCTACACGCGGAAGGTGACGGAGAAGAGCGACGTGTACAGCTTCGGCGTGGTGTTGTTGGAGCTGGTGACGGGGCGGGCGGCCATCGTCGATGGGAACGACATCGTGGAGTGGGTGGCGCGACGACTGGATGGGAGGGAGAAGGCGATGATGGTCTTGGATGGGAAGGCGATCGCGGAGGAGTGGGAGAAGGATGAGGCGATGCGGGTGTTTCGGGTGGCGGTGTTGTGCACGAGCCGGACGCCGGCGATGCGGCCGTCGATGCGGTCGGTGGTGCAGATGCTGGAGGACGCGGTCGTCGGCGGCCGGGATTACGCCTCCTCTGGCAAAGCCGTGGAGGTCAAGATCGCCATCCCCTAG